In a single window of the Corvus hawaiiensis isolate bCorHaw1 chromosome 19, bCorHaw1.pri.cur, whole genome shotgun sequence genome:
- the LOC125335996 gene encoding maestro heat-like repeat-containing protein family member 2A: MAFVLLEVLAELSERAEMAKKVDAFLPSMMKILEAGSEDEKLKIIVVFRNILGQLKKAKASSIAMMLVGKVLPLFDSECSQLRELSLLLFRDLLKAVLSRDEKKMRRNIQSALVPLLFRLNDHIPSVAKASREALFAAAELLKWKQLKHLLQRERMWELGECLLLRRSSRAEEYMHQSLPYLRDSQSSVRLAAVRFIRSATTHMRDQDLETQTDVLSALQPLETDRDISISSMAAHAGSILRAPRVRRRSSVILQMLCCWCR, encoded by the exons ATGGCCTTCGTGTTGCTGGAAGTCCTCGCTGAGCTGTCAGAGAGAGCTGAGATG gcaaaaaaagttgACGCCTTCCTGCCAAGCATGATGAAGATACTGGAAGCTGGCAGTGAAGATGAAAAGCTGAAGATCATTGTGGTCTTCCGAAATATCCTGGGTCAGCTGAAAAAGGCAAAGGCCAGCTCCATCGCCATGATGCTGGTGGGGAAGGTGCTGCCGCTCTTTGACTCG GAGTGCAGCCAGCTGCGAGAGCTCTCCCTGTTGCTCTTCAGAGACCTGCTGAAGGCTGTGTTGAGTAGGGATGagaagaagatgaggaggaaCATTCAGAGTGCTCTGGTCCCTCTTCTCTTCCGTCTGAATGACCATATCCCCAGCGTGGCTAAG GCCTCCAGGGAAGCcctttttgctgctgcagagcttctCAAATGGAAGCAGCTCAAGcacctgctgcagagagagcGGATGTGGGAGCTTGGAGAATGCTTG ctgctgaggaggagcagcagggctgaagAGTACATGCATCAGAGCCTGCCCTACCTGAGGGACTCTCAGTCCTCCGTGCGCCTGGCGGCCGTCAGGTTCATCA GGAGCGCCACGACACACATGAGGGACCAGGATTTGGAGACTCAGACTGACGTCCTCAGTG CCCTTCAGCCCTTGGAGACGGACAGGGACATCTCGATCAGTTCCATGGCAGCCCACGCTGGCTCGATCCTAAGAGCTCCAAGGGTGCGGCGAAGATCATCGGTCATTCTCcaaatgctgtgctgctggtgccggtga
- the LOC125336053 gene encoding uncharacterized protein LOC125336053, translating to MEKRPPAFPRKAWEEDSSSEESSSLYLQPLSFYDTTTMQPLQIDSSWLPVYEEAEEAVDFIMAFVSSLDKDTHKFTFLKSVYVLCKTALKRGLTQGLDLFCQTCEVVDNIKDILEKEPRDHVSLRVRYLAMITIDELSLVENVLEGKTKSLLSACFSSVFWLPPEREMPRSGASLYIKTLKAMDTMLRTLVLSFPVSSVSQELQDIFEMLLDFTKSEREVVQERALGRIGVLTYLMSNYSILKASVNFGRDSSGRVCPEDISIPIVGKLLARLILFRCSSEHTSYTAFHALFSLAEFLYKSRPIDRSDQLVWEGVTTSSLCSLSTKDCTQAFGRYLRSSERTDVILEAIGALRDDSILDKEVPSSMLDVAMRDPDSWLMDVPKIVSCILETLPCITTESGCKKVESLFLLMTNEYGSAVLISLCEMAFQGDRAPGDPQHGLCSVGLVLATVLWLRQPLASSTVQELCDTLSSMPEILDKVLTELATLLRNQWCNPRREGTCASRRAVSCQERP from the exons ATGGAGAAGAGACCCCCCGCCTTCCCCAGGAAGGCCTGGGAGGAGGACAGCTCTTCCGAGGAGAGCAGCTCTTTATACCTCCAGCCTTTGTCCTTCTACGACACGACCACGATGCAGCCACTGCAGATTG ATTCCAGCTGGTTGCCTGTATatgaagaagcagaggaagcTGTGGATTTCATCATGGCCTTTGTCAGCAGCCTTGACAAG GACACCCACAAGTTCACATTTCTGAAGAGTGTCTACGTGCTGTGCAAAACCGCCTTGAAACGTGGCTTGACCCAGGGCCTGGATTTATTCTGCCAAACGTGCGAAGTGGTGGACAACATCAAG GACATCCTGGAAAAGGAGCCAAGGGACCATGTGTCCTTACGGGTCCGGTATCTCGCCATGATTACCATCGATGAATTAAG CTTGGTGGAGAATGTGCTGGAGGGCAAAACCAAGAGCCTCCTCTCTGCATGTTTCTCAAGTGTCTTCTGGCTTCCCCCAGAAAGGGAAATGCCACGCTCAGGCGCTTCCCTCTACATCAAG ACCCTGAAGGCCATGGACACAATGCTGAGGACACTGGTGCTCAGCTTTCCTGTCTCCAGtgtcagccaggagctgcaggacatcTTTGAG ATGCTGCTGGACTTCACCAAGTCTGAGAGAGAAGTTGTGCAGGAGAGGGCTCTGGGGAGGATCGGTGTCCTTACTTATTTGATGTCCAACTATTCCATTCTGAAG GCCTCTGTCAACTTTGGAAGAGACAGTTCTGGACGTGTCTGCCCTGAAGACATCTCAATCCCAATCGTGGGAAAGCTGCTGGCACGTCTCATTCTTTTCCGATGTTCCAGTGAACATACAAGCTATACAGCCTTCCATGCTCTTTTCTCCCTCGCTGAATTCCTCT ACAAGTCAAGGCCAATTGACAGGTCAGACCAGCTCGTTTGGGAAGGTGTGACCACCTCCTCCTTGTGTTCCCTGAGCACCAAGGACTGTACCCAG GCCTTTGGAAGATATCTCCGCTCTAGCGAGAGGACAGACGTCATCCTCGAGGCCATTGGGGCGTTGAGAGATGACAGCATCCTTGACAAGGAGGTGCCCAGCAGCATGCTGGATGTGGCCATGAGAGACCCAGACTCCTGGCTGATGGAT GTGCCCAAGATAGTGAGCTGCATCCTTGAAACCCTGCCATGCATCACCACGGAGTCAGGCTGTAAGAAAGTGGAGTCACTGTTTCTCCTGATGACCAACGAGTATGGCTCAGCAGTGCTCATCAGCCTGTGTGAGATGGCTTTTCAAGGAGACAG GGCCCCTGGAGACCCCCAGCatgggctctgctctgtggggctggtCCTGGCCACGGTGCTGTGGCTGAGGCAGCCCCTGGCTTCCAGCACTGTGCAGGAACTGTGCGACACTCTGTCCTCCATGCCTGAGATCTTGGACAAGGTCCTAACGGAATTGGCTACCTTGCTCCGCAACCAGTGGTGCAACCCTCGCAGAGAAGGCACCTGCGCCTCTCGCAGAGCCGTGAGTTGCCAGGAAAGGCCCTGA